Genomic window (Verrucomicrobiia bacterium):
CGCTGCTTTCTAGTCCTGCTGGGCGTGCTGTGCGGCACCCTTGCCATGGTCGCAGCCTCCTTCGCCCCGCTTAACAGCCACGGCTTGAAGATTGCGCTGATTCTGGCGGTCGCGGCTGTGAATGCAACACTCGTTGCAACGTTCCTGATGCACATCGTCACCGAGCGGAAGTTTGTGCTGATTGTTCTCGGGTTCACTGTGATTTTCTTTGTCGCGTTACTTGGGTTAAGTTCGCTGGGGCAATTCGACCATCCCAGGATCGTTGCCCCCAAATAAAGTTATGTCGCTCAAAGCTTTTCATCTCATCTTCGTTACAGCCCTGAGTTCGCTGGCGTTTGGCTGTGCCGCGTGGAAGTTCAAAACCTACGCCGCAGAACGCGCAAGCGGCGACCTGCTCTGGGCGATTGCTGGTGTCCTCGGCGGGATCGCGGTGCTCGTCTACGGAAAATATTTCCTGAAGAAACTGAAAAACGTGAGCTTTCTGTGAAAACCTGCGCTTCCCGCATTCTCATCGTTCTTCTCCTGCTGGCCGGGATGAATTCTCCCATGCAAGCCCTCGCTTGTGCCGTGTGTTACGGGGAATCCGATGCGCCGATGGCAAAAGGCGCCGCGTTCGCAATCCTTGCGCTGGGCATCGTCGTAGCCGGGGTGCTTGGCGGAATAGTCGCTTTCTTCGTGCACATCAAACGCAAGGCCGCCGCGCAGGCGGCCACGATTGCGTCGCCTGATTCGGTTTAATGCAACGTCTCATATGATGGAGTCCTTTTACAATCTGCTCGGTCTGCCGCAGCTCGCATCTGAAAGCGGGCGGGGCGTGGATGACCTGATCGTTTATATCCACTTCCTCATGATCGCGCTCTTCGTCGGGTGGCTGTGCTACTTTGCCTACGCGCTCTTTCGCTTCCATCAATCCCGGTCACCAAAAGCCGATCCCGTCGGTGTGCGCAGCCATGTCACCAATTACATCGAGCTTCTCGTGGCTGGCGTAGAGGCCGGCCTGCTCGTGCTTGTCGCCGTTCCTGTCTGGGCAAAGGCGGTCAAACAATTTCCCAGCACAGAAGACTCAACCGTCATCCAGGTGGTTGGACAACAGTTTGCATGGAACGCGAGGTACCCCGGTCCTGACGGCGTGATCGGAAGACAGGATATGAGTTTCGTCGCAGGCGACAATGCCTTCGGCATTGATCCCAATGATCCCGCGGGCAAGGACGATGTGCAGGTGTTGAATGAGATGCACGTGCCAGTGAACCGGCCCGTTATCGCTTACGTCAGCTCCAAGGATGTCATCCACTCATTCAAGATTCCCGCCATGCGTGCTGCGCAGGACGCGAACCCGGGGATGCGTGTTCCGATGTGGTTCAAGCCGGTGCAGGTCGGACGTTTCCAGGTTTATTGCGCCCAATTGTGCGGCAACGGCCATGCCAGCATGGCTCAAGGGTTTATTGTCGTGGACACCCAGGAAGACTATGACAAGTGGCTCGCCTCCAAGGTCGGCGCTGCCACCAGTTTTGAGTAACCGCTTGTTGTGACATCTCCATCGCGTCGATTTTCAACGGCAGCCATTGTCGGGCTCCTGCTGGTTGCATTGACGGTGACGTTGATCGTGTTCCTTCAGTTGCGATTGCGTGCAGGCCCACCGCTTCCGAAGATTGCGCAGGTTGTTAATTTCACCCTCACAAACCAGTTTGGCTCCGCAGTATCGCTCGCGGACCTCCGAGGCGAAGTTTGGGTTGCCGACATCATTTTCACCCGTTGTCCGGGGCCCTGTGCGCGCATGACGCGGCAGATGAAGGAACTCGAAACTGCGCTGCCAAGGGGGAGCGGAACACGGCTGGTTTCGCTGACGACCGATCCCGATTTTGATTCTCCTGAAATCCTCAGGCAATACGCGGAGCGCTTTGGGGCTGATTCGAACCGCTGGATGTTTCTGACGGGCAGCAAGACTGAGATTGCCCGGGCTGCAATTGATGGATTGAAGCTGACCGCCATCGAGAAAGCGCCGGAGGAGCGCGAGTCAGTGGATGACCTCTTCATTCACAGCACCATCTTCGTGGTGGTCGATCGCCACGGAGTGTTGCGCGGTGTGTTTGAAACGGGGGATGTGGAATGGAGCGTTTCAAAGCAGAGGCTTCTCGATGCCGTGAGGAAGCTGGAGCGGGAGCGATGAATCCCGCAGACCTTCCGGCGTTGAACGCGGTGTTGAACGGTTGTAGCGCAACCCTGCTGGTGATTGGATATCGGATGATACGGCAGGGAAAACAGGCGGCTCATCGAAACGTGATGGTTGCCGCGTGCGTGTCGTCGCTGCTCTTTCTGGTTGGGTATGTGACGTACCACGTGTGGATGCAACAGACGCACGGCACGGCGCACACGAGCTTTAGGAATCCGGCATGGTTCCGGCCGTATTACCTATTCATCCTTTTCACGCACCTGGTGGCGGCAATGGTGATCGGACCGTTCGTTCTGCTCACGCTGTATCGGGCGTTCGCCGGACAATTCGAAAAGCATAAGAAAATCGCGCGCTGGACCTGGCCGCTGTGGATGTATGTTTCCGTGACGGGCGTCGTGATTTACCTGCTGCTCTATCAATTGTTCCCGCAGGGCTGACGACCGCGCTCAGGGGGAGGATTTTTCCTGTGACTCCAGCGTACGCAACGCGTCGCGATATTGCGCTGCCTGCTCGTAATCCTCCCGCTTCACTGCATCTCCAAGCGCCAGTTCCAGCTTTTCGCGCGCAGACAAGGGGCGATTATCCCGGATTTCCGCGAGCCACGCCTCCAAGGACTGAATCTCGCCGCTTTGTTCAATGAGTTCGGGACGCACCTGGTCGCGAAAGAAGGCGCGGATCCGTTCAACACCTTCTTCCACCTGGCTGATCGCCGTCGGATAATCTCCCGCCTCCAACGACTGCATCGCCTGGGCGCGGGTCTGGATCATGAGCAACTGGGGCTGGAATTGCTTGAGTGACCAGGCGACATCTTCGGATTCCGCGAACTTGCTGACGAATTCGAAAAGCGAAAGGTTGCGATCTGTGTCGCGCATGACGCTTTCGTAATCGCCGAGTTGGAGCATGCAGATGTAACGGTGATGATACTGCAGTGATTCCAATTGCAGCTTTGAACATTCTTCCGCCTTGAGCTTGAAGCCATCGGCGGAACCATCGTTTTCGGACACATGCTTTTCGAGTTTCGATTCATAAAACTCGAACAGTGAACCAAAGCCAAATGGCTGCTTACCGTCAGGGCGCCCCTCCGCGTTCATCTGCAGCAAACCGAGGTCGACGCGCAGTTGAATCTTTTCAATTCCATCCCGGCCCTTGAACCTCCGAACAACCACTTGGCCCGGTTTGTAGTCCCAGTGCTCGAGAAGATGCGAGATATCGAGGTCCATGCCGCGAATATGACCGCCGCGTTTTATCAAGTCAACGCGTTGTAAACCCCAGTGTCTGTAGAAATAACGAGGGGTGGGAGAGACCCGGCCTCCTCTTCACTGCCTAATCGCGAACCACTAAAAAGACGCCTTCCTCTCCTGAATGCGCAACCCAGCGTTCACGCACAATGAGGCCGTGCTTTTGCAGTTCAGTTTCCAACAGGCCCGGCGTGTATCGATAGGAGAAAAACAAACGGAATGCATCACCGGGCGAGAACGAAAACGATTCACCTTCAACGCGGATCGAGCATGCGCGTTGGAAAGAGAACGTTGCCTCAATGCGCTTCAATCCATTTCCGTCAGGTTCCACGACTGAGAAACGCAGTTCGCCGTCATGCGGTTCCACACCGTGGTCATACAGGAAACCGAAGAGCCATTCGCGCGTGGGAGCATTGTCATACTGCGGCAGCACCCGTCTGAGACCCTCCGCGTAATCAGGTCCCGGCGCCAGGTTCGCGCTGAAAAGCAGGAGATCGTCCCGCGACAGCATTGCCGCCAGCCGGGGCAGAATGACCGAGGGTTCGAAGTTGGGAATCATTCCGAAGAACGTCACGAACCGCCGGGTTTCGCAACTGGAAGGTCGTGGAAACAGTTCCGCGGAATCCTGCACCGATGCAAGGTCGCACACAACAGGGGAGCAGTGGATGCTTGGAACGGCGTTCAGGATTGTCTCCCTTGCGGTCAAGACCATCGGTGTGCTGACGTCACAAGGAAAACAAGCGATGGCCTTGTTGGAACGTCGTAGCACTTGAAGGAACCGTGCGTCCTTATGCCCGCCGCCGCATCCCAGGGCGACCAATTCAACCTGGGATGCCAACAGCCGGGTTGCTGCGTATTCAAAGCCGCGATCGTAAACCGCTCGAATTTCCGGATCGTTATGCGCGGGAGAACACGCCTCGTGCACAGCCTGCCAGCGCGATGTCTGGCGGACGCTATCGTAGAGGAACTTGTGGTTAACTTTTTGGGTGCGAAACGATTCCAGCAACTCGGTTCGCAGGCGGCTCGGAAACTGGCTTTCGTGAATGAGAACCGAAACGGCGCGTGTCATAGAAGCGTCAGGCGTCGATTCGGTGGCAGCCCAGCGACAGGTGAGTGCGGGATGAACTTAATCATCTCTGCGAGTTGTCCGTGCGGCTGCAGCCGCCCGCTTCCACTTCACCTGGAACTCCAATTCCTCGGCGCCTTTCTCCCGCTCATGCTCAATGCTGAGAACGGCATCCTTGGGCAGGCGAATGCGTTCTCCTCCGACTTGAATGACGAATGGCTTGCCGGTTTCAAGCGCATCGGCCAGGCGGCGCAGTTTGAGAACGAACTCTTCGCGAGAAATGGATTTTTCAAGATCCCGATCCTTCCGGCTTTTAGGTTTCGCAGGCATGGCAACGGTTTAGCCCAGTCCGACATGCGGCGCAATGGCGAGATGACGTTCAGCAGGCTCTGTTGCGCAACTGCAATGCTGCTTTCACTGTTATCTGGGTTCAAACCATACTTCCCAACAAATGCAACATGCGGCAAATAGAAGAACGTGTTCAAACCGAGGTCGGTGGTGCGAATAACGGGCGGGGTCAGGGACGCAATGAGAATCTCCACCGCGGCTTCATACCTGGCCGGGAGATGGTTTCTCAATGCGCTGGCGAGATGTTGTCCGCGCTGCAGGATGCTCAGCGGTTCGAGTGCGTTCATCGCCGTACGCTGGAACGCAGAGCGATCGAACTTGCGGTGCACCAGGGAGATGTTGTGCGCCAGGCAGGCGATCGCCTCGGGACCGAGCAACTCCTTGAGTGAACCGCCCTTCGACATTGTGCATGTGGTGGACGGAAGGCTCGGATGCGGGCTCAGCTTCATGCACAGATTGAGCCGTTCGAACTCGCAGTTCGCAAGCCTGCATCGCGGGTCATCTCAACCCCGCGCCCGCGTCTTTGCTTCAAGCACCCCGCCGCCCGCCACCAGGATCACCCGGTCATCCGGGGAGGGCGTCACCGTGTGGCCGCCGGTGAACCCACCAAACGCGGGCAATACACACTGATGCTTTTGGATCCAGAAACAGCGAAGCCGCAACCGCTGCCTTGCCATGCCGCGCGTCACCACGACGGGATGCACATGCCCGCAAAGCGCGTACCCTTCTGCGGGTTCATCGAGGGGATGATGATGCAGGAAAAACGGCGGCATTGCATGGCCCTCTTCAACCGTGTCGCAGCCCATCGTCCGCGCCACGCCGGCCGCGCGCCGATCGTGATTCCCCTTCACGAGAACGACGCATGCGTCGAGCTGCGCGCGCCATTGCTGCAATTGTCGAAGGGTGTCTTCCTCACGCGCGTGTTCCGAGTGAAAGGTGTCTCCGAGAATGACGAGGCGTTCAGCGCCATACTCCGTCACCAACGCGCTCAGCCTGCTGATGTCGTCCGCCGTCGTTCCAGGCGGCACCCACCGAAGCGCATGGCGGAAGGTGGCGTCTTTTCCAAAGTGAACATCGGCCACGAACAGGGTGCGTGTGCGCGGCCAGAAGAGAGCGCGTTCCGCCAACGCCAGGACGTTTTCGCCTGCCACTTGAAATTCCAGTTCCCGCTCAGGCATGGGCGGGTTCCCGGCGCCTGCGCGGCCTTGTTTCACCCGCGCTCTCGATCACGAGCTCCATTCGCGCGACGCGATCGGCGAGCTCCTCAAGGCTGAGTTCCTGGCGAAAACGTTCGACGAAAATCGGGAACGCGAACGGCGACGGCGACTCAAGGTCAACGATTCGCATGCGGCTCGCGCTCATTTTCCGGAGCGCAGCCCGCAACCGGGTTTGTTCCAGTTGATTTTCCAGCACCTCGCGCGACGCCTGATGCAACAGGAGATTGGACGGTTCATACCGCTGAAAGACCTCATACAACAGGGATGAGGAGATCATCAGCTGCCGGGTGGATTTGCGCGAGCGCCCCACGCCTTCGTGCGTGAGCCCGGCGATTCGTGCAATCTCCCTGAATTGTCGGCGGCTCATTTCGCCTGCATTGATGCTGGCGAGAATATCTTCGAGCAGGTTCTCATCACTCAACAATCCGTTTTCAAGGGAGCGCTCCAAATCCGCTTCGTCTGGCGAAAGCAGTTCCATCCCGTGATCGTTGAATGCCAGTGAAAAGGTGGTGGGATGCTGCCGTCCCAGGCGGTAGGCAAACAACGCGCCCAGCCCCTCATGAACCAAACGTCCTTCGAATGGATAGATGAAGAGGTGATGTCCCTCGCGGCTCTTGAACTTCTCGATGAGCAGTTCGTCTGTGGCTGGAATGGCCGAGAGTTTCGACTGGATTTCCAGAACGCCCCGCAAGCGCTCCATCTCAGGCGTGTCGAAAATCCCGCGCCGCGCCGCGTCGAGCCGGGTTCGCATCCCTTCCGCGAGGCGCGTTGAGAGCGGCAGGCGCCCGCCCATCCATCGAGGCACGCCGCGCGGTCCCTTGCGGGCAAGCCGCACGTGGGCGCGCATGTCCCGCACGCGAACGAGTTCGAGGTTGCGCCCCGCAAAAAGAAACCGATCGCCGCGTTTCATCTTCGCCAGAAAAGATTCCTCAACCGAACCCAGCCGCGCCCCGCGAACAAATTGAACCTGGATCGAGGCATCGCTCGTGATCGTGCCAATGTTCATGCGATGTTCCCGCGCCAGCCGTTCGTCCCGCATCATGAAGCGGCCGTTCTCATGAGTAAGCCGCGCGAATTGAGGGTAGGCCTTCAATGACTGCCCGCCGCGCGCGGTGAAATCCAAGGCCCAGCTCCATTCCGCATCAGTCAAGCTGTGGTAAGCGAGGGTGGTCCGCGCTTCAGCGAGCAGCGCGTTCTCATCAAAACCGCCAGCCTCATCCATTCCTCCGGCGCCCACGGTGGCGAGATGCTGAACAAGGACATCGAGCGGTGCGCGCAAGGGCGGACGTCCTTCAAGGCTACCCGCAATGGCGAGGTCGCGCGCCGCCGCAATCTCGACGAGTTCGAGGGTGTTGGCTGGAACGCAATAGATGATGCTCTCGGCGCCGGGCCGATGTCCGCTGCGTCCCGCTCGCTGCAGCAACCGGGAAACGCCTTTGGGACTGCCGACTTGAAGCACCGCGTCCACGGGCGCGAAATCAACCCCAAGGTCGAGGCTGGACGTCGCAACAACGGCTCGCAGGCGCCCTGTGCGCAGCCCGTCCTCGGCATCGGCCCGCACTTCATTCGACAGCGAGCCGTGGTGCAACCCCAGCTTGCCTTCCCAATCAGGCATCGCCTGCGCCAGGCCCTGGAACCACAGCTCGGCCTGCGATCGCGTGTTGGTGAATACGATGCTGGTCGTATGCCTGCGCAACAACTCCGTCACGCCGTTCAGCAGGTGCAATCCGAGGTGCCCGCCCCACGGGTAGCGTTCCACCGCGGGCGGCAGCAATGTCTTGATGGAAGTGCGTTTCACGGGGCCGCCCTGGACGAGCGCCATTGGACGGGCATTGCCTTCGCCATCGTAACCACCGAGCGCCAGTGCCGCATCCGCCAGATTGCCAAGTGTCGCCGACAAGCCCCAAACGCGCACCGTCGGAGCCAGCGTCCGCAGCCGCGCCAGCGCGAGCTCTGTGAGAACTCCGCGCTTCGTCGAAAGCAATTCATGCCATTCATCAACTACGATCAATTGAAGTGAACGGAAGTGATGCAGGAAAGTGGGCTGGCTCAGGAGCAGCGTTGCGCTTTCGGGAGTGGTGACCAGGCATTCAGGCGGACGTTCTGAAATCTTCTTCCGCTTGTGCGCCGAGGTGTCGCCGGTGCGCCGGGCGACCTTCCAGTGCGGCCACAGTTCTGCAGTCGATGACGCGAGGGCAGACTCAGTGTCTGCGGCAAGGGCGCGCAGCGGCGTGATCCAGAGCACGCGCATGCCGCCGCCGCGATCGTCGCGGCGCATCCCCTGCAGCAGGGCGGCGAACCAGATGGCGAACGTTTTTCCCGCGCCCGTTGTGCAATGGAGCAGACCCGAGTCTCCGCGGCCGATGCGCTCCCAAACTTCGTGCTGAAAGGGGAAAGCAGACCAGCCGCGCTTTTCAAACCACGCGTGGATGCTTGCTTCGGCGGGCACACTTTTCACCGCGGAAATATACACGCGATTGCATGGTCCGCGACTCGCAGTCAGCGGATGCAATGTTGCAGGATCTGCGCCTGCTGAAGGAATCTACAGCTATTGGGGAAGCTTCAGCCGGCCTTCGTCCAAATCGATGAACTCGAACATCGTTTGAACAGTTCCCGGAGGAAGGCCCAATTCGGCGAGCCGCTCATTCAAGCGTTGCGTTCCCGCATCGCGCCAGCCCCGCTTGATCATGAACGCATTCCATATCTCGATCTCTTCCTCACTGGGCCTGCGTCCGTTCTTGAATGCCCAATCGAGGAGTTCTTCATCGCTTCCGCCCTTGAGTGTTTCGATTTCCAACTTCGCGTAATCGATCTGAAGGAACCGGCAGCAGCGCGAGTCGAAACTCGTTGACATCGAGGTGCCGCGGGCGGCCTGCCAGTCGGGTGGGAGTTTGCCTGCGGCCGCGAGCCTGATCTTATCGATCATTCGGCCGAAATAAACAATGCCGTCAATTTGATCGAAAGGGCTGCGCAGCCCTGGAATGATCGTCGGATTTGGGAGTGCCATGCCGGGAGAAAACCACGTTCTGCCGCGTTGCGCAAGGTGCGCTGGACAAGTGCGAATCACTGTTGCCGCTCGATCCACACGGGCTGCGTGAAGGCGCCGTTGGCAGCAATATCCCACACCTCAAAACGCACCCACGTCCTTCCGCTGAGATCCACTGGCGTTCGAAGCGAGCGATGGCCGAAGCTTTCAGTGTCGGAAAGATCAATGCGCTGACGGTAAGTCTTCTCTCCATCGCCCGACACGACTTCCGCAAAGGAAAGCGGGAACGTCCATTCCAATTCCGTTTCCATCACCACATGCGAATTGGTGATTGCCAGCGTCTGCCCGCTTTGCCGTCCGCCCACGTTGAAGCGAGGAATAAGAATTTCACCTGTTGTCGTGAAAAAGGCCCCGCTGCGCAACGCATCGAGCACAGGCTGCCAGCCCTCGTCAAAGCGGGGAAGCTTTGCAAGCCTCAGATAGTTCATGTTCATGTGCGCGTAGGTTTCAAAATCAGGTTCCATCAGGAACGTGTCCACTTCTCCCAGCACCTGCTTCTTCGCGCCCCAATTCGACATGTCATCGAGCAGATCCAGGACGCGCCACCCGAGCGTCGGCCGCGACAGGTCAGCCGGCATTGCCTTCCATGCAGCTCCAAGAAATCTGTCCGAGCGGAAGAATTCCGTGTTCCTGTAACGGTCCGGATACTCGAACGAAGCCTTGATGCGCGGATGCGCCGTCCACATGAGGCCGCCTTCCGCCTCGAAAAGCCTCAACACATCGGCGGGATTGCCGACTCGATAGACTTTGCCGTGGGTTTCCGTTTCTTCCATGAACGCCTTTCCTGCAGGCCGATTCAGCGTCCAGTTGATGGGCTTGGGAAAGAGGCTGAGCCAATGCCCGCCGAGATGCACGTTCGGCTCTTCGCCAGGAAGCAGGAGCAGCTTGTCGTCCGAGAGCCGCCGGCATTCCTCATGCATTACCGTTAATTTGTGCAGCCGTTCGGCTTCGGGAATGCGTGATCCATCCTCGTAATGATACTCGGCGAGGTGAACGATCTCAGCCCCGCGAGCCTTGAATGTTTTAATGAACCCGGGAGATTCCAGTTCTGGTGGCAGCGCATTGGTGGATCCGCGTTTTCGCGCGTCCAGCACTTGCTTGGAATGCTCCACATGATAATGGCTCGTGAACGTGATGTGGCCGGGAACACGCTTGTAATGGTCGCCGCGGGTGTAGCGCGCGACCTCATCGAGCGTCCCGCGTTCGCTGTCAGCTGAAAGGAGATAAAAGACTCCCAACGACTGTTCCGTCCCAGGCGGCGCGTTAAACCAGGGGACGTAACGGTTATCACCAGTCGTCGATTGGCGAATTCCAAAACCGAGGCCGCGAACGTGTCCCCGGTATCCGCTTCCCTGCCATACGAAATGAAGATTGTACGCCTCATCCTGCGGATAGAAGAAGCGGTGCGGTGCCGGGAACACCGCGAGGCTGCCCTGCTGATTGCGTGCCACAAGCGTTCGGCCAGCGACCTTGATGGGCCGCGCTTCAGCCGCAGGGTCAGGCGCGACGCTCTGCAGCTGGCCCGAGGGATCGTTCCACGCGAAAGCATCCCAGTTGACTCGTTCAGTGGACAACCCCGTGTCGTAAATAATTGCCCGCCAATCCTGCTCCGTTTTCAGGACTGTCTCGACATGGATCAACGGACTGTTTCGGTAGAACGTCAGGCGGAGGTCGCCAGCGAATGTTCCCGCGCTTGCCTCCGCGACGCTGACTGTCGTGCGCGTGCCCAGATGGGTTGTGCGCACATGGCGCCTTCCCAGTTGGACGGCGTACGTTTCGTAGTGCCGCCGCGGTGTGTTGTCGAAGAACGCTCCCCAGCCTTGCGGGTTCGTTGAGTCGCGGCTGCCGACTGTCAGGATCGTAACGGGATTCAATCCGCGCGCGATGACCTTCGGTGGCTGGCCTTCCCCTGATATCGCGAGCGACTCAATCAACGGCTGCGCTGAGTCCAGATTGACGATTGCCGTCCCTGACTGTTCTGCGGACATCGGCCACGTGATGACAGCTCTTTGCCCATCCTGTTGCACCAACACGCCGGAATCCGCGGCGCCCGCCTGGCAGACAGCCAGGAATGCAATCAACGAGCTGAGGAACGAGAAATAAAGTCGTCGCATAATATTGAAACACTTTGAGCAACGCGCCGCCGGCCGTGCCAATCGTGCGGTGATAGCTTTGCCGAAAACATGAGCACACGTTCGCGCGTGATCAAGCCAAAGGCTGTTGTTTTGATTTCAGGAACAACCGCGGGGTGATCAGCGGCGTCTTCGATGTGGCGTCCACGAACGCTGTGATCCTGATCCCGCGGGTCCTCGATGCGGCTGGTGTCCTGATCGGCTGGAGTGGGAAGCTCGATTGCCCTGCGCGTGCTCAGTTGCAGGGCGCTCGCCTTGCGGGGGTTGAACCCCGTAGTTGAAACCTTCCGCGCGCTTGCGCACAAGGCCGCGGCCGATGAACCGCTCGAGCGACCGCAACTCGGCATGGTCTTCGGGTGTGACGAAGCTGATCGCATCGCCCACGGCATGCGCGCGGCCAGTGCGTCCAATGCGATGCACATAGTCTTCGGGATGCATCGGGAAATCGTAATTCACCACATGCGAAATGCCGTCCACGTCAATGCCGCGCGCGGCGATATCGGTCGCGACAAGCACCCGGACCGCGCCTGATTTGAAGTCCTTCAAAGCGCGCAGCCGTTGATTCTGTGAACGGTTGGAATGCAGGGTCGCGGTCCGGATCCCCTTTTGTTCCAGTTGCCGCGCCAGCCGGTCAGCACTGTGTTTCATCCGCGAGAAAACGAGCACCATGTTCATCTCCGGCTCCGCCAGCAAATGGAGAAGCAGACTCGTCTTCAGATGTTTCGGCACTTCATACACCAACTGCGTCACCGTTTCGGCAGGATTGGCGCGACGGCCGATCTGGATTGTTTTCGGCGAGCGCTGGAAATCGTGGGTCAAGGCCTCGATCTCCCGCGACAATGTGGCTGAGAAGAGCAGGGTCTGTCGTTTGTTGGGCAACTGTTGCACGATCCGGCGAATGGATGGCAAGAATCCCATGTCGAGCATGCGGTCGGCTTCATCGAGCACAAGGTGCCGCAATTGCGAGAAATTTGCGCAGCGCTGGCCCATCAGGTCGATCAGCCTTCCGGGAGTGGCAATGATGATGTCCGTCCCAGCGCGCAGCGCCTTGATCTGCGGGTGTTCCCCAACGCCGCCATACACGGTGGCCACGGTCAGGGGCAGATACTTGGAGTACGCCTTTACGTTCTCCTCAATTTGCACGACGAGTTCGCGCGTGGGGGCGATGATCAGGACGCGTGTCGCGCGATGCTGATTTGTGCTCGAATTGGCGAGCTTCGTGAGAATAGGCAGCGTGAACGCTGCGGTTTTTCCGGTGCCCGTTTGCGCGATGCCGATGAGATCGTGGCCGCCAATGATCGGGGGAATGGCGGCGACTTGGATGGGCGTGGGTTCAACGTAACCCGCTTCCGTCACCGCCCGCAAAATGTTCGCATCCAAACCTAAATTCGTGAAAGGCATAGCGCGCAAGTGTGCCAGCGTCTGGCGCAATAGCACGCAATAACCTCTCGCATTTTGGGCAATGCGCCAGGGTTCGGCCATCCCTTCGATTCGCGAAGAGACGGCATAAATCGCAGCCTGATCCTTACTTCTTTTTTCCGGCGGTTTGCTTCGCCGCAGCAGCCTGCTTCTTTTTCTGATCGGCTGCGCTGGCTTGTGTGTTCTTCTGGTTGGACTTCTTCTGGTTTGCTTTTGGTGAGCGATCGCCCATGGGATTGTCTTTCGTTAACCGAGTTGCGCTTCCTGAACGTCAGTGTCCGGAATGCTCGCACATCATCATCATGGCCACGCATCTGTAAACGAATTTCGGGCTGGTTGATGCTCCCGCGATAGATTCTGCGCGACTCAGGGCCTGCCGATTGGCACCATCCACGCCCTTGAACCTGGAACCGTGGCAATGGATTTTTTTGGCGGTTGGGGCGTTTTTCAGCGGCCTTTCGAAAACAGGGATCGCGGGGCTCGGCATCCTCACTGTTGCCTTGTTCGCGAACGCACTGTCTGCCCGTGACTCCACCGGCGCGCTGCTGCCGCTGTTGATTTGCGCGGA
Coding sequences:
- a CDS encoding cytochrome c oxidase subunit II, with the translated sequence MMESFYNLLGLPQLASESGRGVDDLIVYIHFLMIALFVGWLCYFAYALFRFHQSRSPKADPVGVRSHVTNYIELLVAGVEAGLLVLVAVPVWAKAVKQFPSTEDSTVIQVVGQQFAWNARYPGPDGVIGRQDMSFVAGDNAFGIDPNDPAGKDDVQVLNEMHVPVNRPVIAYVSSKDVIHSFKIPAMRAAQDANPGMRVPMWFKPVQVGRFQVYCAQLCGNGHASMAQGFIVVDTQEDYDKWLASKVGAATSFE
- a CDS encoding SCO family protein yields the protein MTSPSRRFSTAAIVGLLLVALTVTLIVFLQLRLRAGPPLPKIAQVVNFTLTNQFGSAVSLADLRGEVWVADIIFTRCPGPCARMTRQMKELETALPRGSGTRLVSLTTDPDFDSPEILRQYAERFGADSNRWMFLTGSKTEIARAAIDGLKLTAIEKAPEERESVDDLFIHSTIFVVVDRHGVLRGVFETGDVEWSVSKQRLLDAVRKLERER
- a CDS encoding DUF420 domain-containing protein, coding for MNPADLPALNAVLNGCSATLLVIGYRMIRQGKQAAHRNVMVAACVSSLLFLVGYVTYHVWMQQTHGTAHTSFRNPAWFRPYYLFILFTHLVAAMVIGPFVLLTLYRAFAGQFEKHKKIARWTWPLWMYVSVTGVVIYLLLYQLFPQG
- a CDS encoding UvrB/UvrC motif-containing protein, translating into MDLDISHLLEHWDYKPGQVVVRRFKGRDGIEKIQLRVDLGLLQMNAEGRPDGKQPFGFGSLFEFYESKLEKHVSENDGSADGFKLKAEECSKLQLESLQYHHRYICMLQLGDYESVMRDTDRNLSLFEFVSKFAESEDVAWSLKQFQPQLLMIQTRAQAMQSLEAGDYPTAISQVEEGVERIRAFFRDQVRPELIEQSGEIQSLEAWLAEIRDNRPLSAREKLELALGDAVKREDYEQAAQYRDALRTLESQEKSSP
- a CDS encoding L-histidine N(alpha)-methyltransferase — translated: MTRAVSVLIHESQFPSRLRTELLESFRTQKVNHKFLYDSVRQTSRWQAVHEACSPAHNDPEIRAVYDRGFEYAATRLLASQVELVALGCGGGHKDARFLQVLRRSNKAIACFPCDVSTPMVLTARETILNAVPSIHCSPVVCDLASVQDSAELFPRPSSCETRRFVTFFGMIPNFEPSVILPRLAAMLSRDDLLLFSANLAPGPDYAEGLRRVLPQYDNAPTREWLFGFLYDHGVEPHDGELRFSVVEPDGNGLKRIEATFSFQRACSIRVEGESFSFSPGDAFRLFFSYRYTPGLLETELQKHGLIVRERWVAHSGEEGVFLVVRD
- a CDS encoding amphi-Trp domain-containing protein, encoding MPAKPKSRKDRDLEKSISREEFVLKLRRLADALETGKPFVIQVGGERIRLPKDAVLSIEHEREKGAEELEFQVKWKRAAAAARTTRRDD
- the pdeM gene encoding ligase-associated DNA damage response endonuclease PdeM, producing the protein MPERELEFQVAGENVLALAERALFWPRTRTLFVADVHFGKDATFRHALRWVPPGTTADDISRLSALVTEYGAERLVILGDTFHSEHAREEDTLRQLQQWRAQLDACVVLVKGNHDRRAAGVARTMGCDTVEEGHAMPPFFLHHHPLDEPAEGYALCGHVHPVVVTRGMARQRLRLRCFWIQKHQCVLPAFGGFTGGHTVTPSPDDRVILVAGGGVLEAKTRARG
- a CDS encoding ligase-associated DNA damage response DEXH box helicase, whose amino-acid sequence is MKSVPAEASIHAWFEKRGWSAFPFQHEVWERIGRGDSGLLHCTTGAGKTFAIWFAALLQGMRRDDRGGGMRVLWITPLRALAADTESALASSTAELWPHWKVARRTGDTSAHKRKKISERPPECLVTTPESATLLLSQPTFLHHFRSLQLIVVDEWHELLSTKRGVLTELALARLRTLAPTVRVWGLSATLGNLADAALALGGYDGEGNARPMALVQGGPVKRTSIKTLLPPAVERYPWGGHLGLHLLNGVTELLRRHTTSIVFTNTRSQAELWFQGLAQAMPDWEGKLGLHHGSLSNEVRADAEDGLRTGRLRAVVATSSLDLGVDFAPVDAVLQVGSPKGVSRLLQRAGRSGHRPGAESIIYCVPANTLELVEIAAARDLAIAGSLEGRPPLRAPLDVLVQHLATVGAGGMDEAGGFDENALLAEARTTLAYHSLTDAEWSWALDFTARGGQSLKAYPQFARLTHENGRFMMRDERLAREHRMNIGTITSDASIQVQFVRGARLGSVEESFLAKMKRGDRFLFAGRNLELVRVRDMRAHVRLARKGPRGVPRWMGGRLPLSTRLAEGMRTRLDAARRGIFDTPEMERLRGVLEIQSKLSAIPATDELLIEKFKSREGHHLFIYPFEGRLVHEGLGALFAYRLGRQHPTTFSLAFNDHGMELLSPDEADLERSLENGLLSDENLLEDILASINAGEMSRRQFREIARIAGLTHEGVGRSRKSTRQLMISSSLLYEVFQRYEPSNLLLHQASREVLENQLEQTRLRAALRKMSASRMRIVDLESPSPFAFPIFVERFRQELSLEELADRVARMELVIESAGETRPRRRREPAHA